Proteins encoded within one genomic window of Alcanivorax sp. REN37:
- a CDS encoding DEAD/DEAH box helicase, with product MTTMIPELSEAQLNELPSQAEAKVYRALRDKLPQDYVVFFQVGWILRREEEQAKDGETDFLVCHPDHGYLCIEVKGGGVGFDASTGDWFSVDRHQQKHPINNPISQALKAKYSIRSKLNEHPRWRDLGLGNVLRGHTVFFPDVGDTNVLSRPDMPGALIGSAKSLQDPKSWIDGAFAYWGNDTGSFTPIGRRGIDVVREVFARSFVVAPLVASRLADQEARRLVLTKDQMRVLDFLRSHRRAAVSGGAGTGKTVLALEKARRLASEGFKTLLTCYNRQLADHLSSTCAGTSNLDVMSFHQLCYRQVEKANHVSGRDLVAEAKVTYPGKDLYDVQLPNAFAYSLEVLPDRYDAIICDEGQDFREEFWVPLELLLSDYESAPLYVFYDDNQNIYARAGTFPIREEPFTLTNNCRNTAPIHVAAYKHYKGVPVSPPDIEGDEVQFEASPGRDAQASKINARIVDLVARQGVSAGDITVLIADALRKADYYAALRRLPLPKPATWLEEGIRANNTVLIDTIQRFKGLESPIVILWGLDTIDLTRSEELLYVGMSRAKSLLIVVGTAATCAAFEGATA from the coding sequence ATGACGACAATGATTCCTGAGCTTTCTGAAGCGCAGCTCAATGAGCTGCCATCACAGGCCGAGGCGAAGGTATATCGGGCTCTGAGGGACAAACTTCCGCAGGATTACGTCGTCTTTTTTCAGGTCGGGTGGATACTGCGACGAGAGGAAGAGCAAGCGAAGGATGGGGAAACCGACTTCCTGGTTTGCCATCCCGACCACGGCTATCTCTGCATTGAAGTAAAAGGCGGCGGCGTCGGATTTGATGCGAGCACCGGTGATTGGTTTTCTGTAGACCGCCATCAGCAGAAGCACCCCATCAACAACCCGATTAGCCAGGCGCTAAAGGCCAAGTACTCGATTCGCTCAAAGTTGAACGAGCACCCACGTTGGCGGGACCTTGGTCTCGGGAATGTGCTTCGAGGCCACACAGTCTTCTTTCCCGACGTGGGTGACACCAATGTACTGAGTCGACCGGACATGCCCGGAGCCTTGATTGGCTCCGCCAAGTCTCTTCAAGACCCGAAGTCGTGGATCGATGGGGCCTTTGCCTACTGGGGCAACGACACAGGAAGCTTCACCCCGATAGGTCGCCGTGGAATCGACGTAGTCCGCGAAGTATTTGCGAGATCCTTTGTGGTCGCTCCGCTGGTCGCGTCGCGGCTTGCCGATCAGGAGGCACGCAGACTGGTGCTCACGAAAGACCAGATGCGAGTTCTTGACTTCCTGCGCTCACATCGAAGAGCCGCAGTCAGCGGTGGTGCGGGTACAGGCAAGACCGTTTTGGCGCTTGAAAAGGCCCGCCGCCTCGCCTCAGAGGGTTTCAAGACATTGCTCACTTGCTACAACAGGCAGTTGGCCGATCACTTGTCGAGCACGTGCGCTGGTACGAGCAACCTGGACGTAATGAGTTTCCATCAGCTTTGCTATCGACAGGTCGAAAAAGCCAATCACGTCTCGGGCCGGGATCTTGTTGCAGAGGCGAAGGTGACGTACCCCGGCAAGGATCTCTACGACGTACAGCTGCCCAACGCATTTGCGTATTCTCTGGAGGTCCTTCCTGATCGTTATGACGCGATCATTTGTGACGAGGGCCAGGATTTCCGTGAAGAGTTCTGGGTCCCGCTTGAGCTCCTGCTGTCGGACTACGAAAGCGCCCCGCTATACGTCTTCTACGATGACAACCAGAATATTTACGCACGCGCTGGCACCTTCCCTATACGCGAAGAGCCGTTCACGCTGACAAACAACTGCAGGAACACCGCGCCGATTCATGTGGCTGCGTACAAGCACTACAAGGGGGTGCCGGTCAGCCCTCCTGATATCGAAGGGGACGAAGTGCAGTTCGAAGCGTCGCCCGGGCGTGATGCCCAGGCGTCAAAGATCAATGCCCGGATCGTTGACCTCGTCGCTCGCCAGGGAGTTTCTGCAGGAGATATCACTGTATTGATTGCCGACGCGTTGCGTAAAGCCGATTACTACGCGGCCTTAAGGCGACTGCCCCTACCGAAGCCCGCGACCTGGTTGGAGGAAGGCATTCGCGCCAACAACACCGTCCTGATCGACACGATTCAGCGCTTCAAAGGACTCGAATCTCCGATTGTGATTCTTTGGGGTCTGGACACCATCGATTTGACGCGTAGCGAGGAACTGCTCTACGTCGGCATGAGCAGGGCGAAATCGCTCCTGATCGTTGTCGGGACAGCCGCTACTTGCGCGGCCTTTGAGGGTGCGACTGCTTAA
- a CDS encoding DUF3883 domain-containing protein gives MDQKTHNQNTGSYTANLLGNIRSHLAGLQGYDVMALELIQNADDAKAEEVVFDITDNGLLVRNSGQFTYCGDLNKPCAFLSEGNYKCDYHRITDVGSGGKLSRGENIGRFGIGFVSTYQVTDHPEIRSSGIKLALYPERGQWFIEAFEEPDRTSFFLPWASDPNTEARLALGISHVSPTHIDQLAEDFQTVLRKSLLFLRHVRKAEIRRNGQLLLACDLDRSEGSDLIVSFRPSGDVEQWHILRADAAEAAQRLYATHPRLETLHRSTNISIGLRIDPEPLTEGLLYAFLPTEQSTGLPLHLNADFFPESDRKAVIFAGHQHEQAWNEMLIDAAATELARDPEGLLKMLAPVQLWQILGRAYDLSSKPAGYPACFKRFWERLKVTATQAQIAEAQDGSLQQPGGVFIPRTNLNEHQAKALLDVGGRLVAEELRPFQTAMNQLGAPILTLERLVVLMESAMAKQVAGATEVDQERLEHFHRPLWSIINDLLPDAGTSNPSTNPAVQRLLALPFVVTEDLFAVTINQSYTAPAGLDAGRIAALLPRLAIASSLLAGFPKITRLIKQLHLGAVVSHVSEICKSEPVEDVIAVAPKELRDLYSLFADLDHQSAVEKTIYQQLRGLPIWQSSRGLVKATQALLPGNFSDPTGQADLLDVSVLTESARNFLTSKLGVQTQTIEAFVQTVLPTFFDNDGPLDASKYTRLISELANHPTLVNDDDIRRLLGSLPIVPTQDGGWSRPVNTYRRAEDLVKVLGDALHLWLDASRIPNTRSVHTFIDSLGIRRTPIARHLVDRMLFIAEKYLPSEDAKRASSEAFYVLCDNYEEWKEKKAFQDALDDLQEAACFPADGDTEEWHTADSLYAPYRADAFRSQANILDFRNTVRLKTELLEELGISINPETRLVIDHLQHCIASGVQPHVSTYQVLNERAQRSDPLIATLAGSRCIYVESQKTFVRPNQLYWVPQQLGRYAYTIPGNYESFKPLFDAIGVKNAPEGRDFVDILLDIVGEYFEQSKPLTGPDRAVYDVCLTSVATAHENEELTPSDLQRLQEAPAILNLQGQLTHPDEVLLQDSEWHAGFFGGELDQALCKPVPELWPFVEEVGVRRLSESAQVALEFVDGPQADETQLAENLMGRMDILARLLHDKPTTVRKKIRGALSTLTAVSHDIVRIQASVHVGGDQAFAPPTPAQAFYDIENGRLILARPVGDRSWAHVLNALFHQLMPEESGSEISKLTLSVRPLMGMSVEEAHRELSDAGIPYLDAEPGNGTTEDLTSPDLDEMGGTAEPDNHEETGAPSTSVDDSGEQTDGAPGTPHGKRQRDTSEPSTGGEATEQPGREGESGGPRRGVTGRDGSETGGGSSNKGSGAGERRAKKPRPKHKEQWDRRLLSYVRQRQEESSDAGDQDEPSEHKLAVEVVAREAVCAYEKERGRVPEQMAQTHPGYDIISRNPVTGEDRFIEVKGVNGEWNQTGVGLSRLQFSNAQDYGDRYWLYVVEFVSDPEHIRVHPIRSPASQVTAFMFDSNWRDAVTEERAAPSALFIPGARIEHQDMGCGEIRDVVTRGNTKLLTILFDGKSQATPHVTLNLHRMRILEDPDDDNDS, from the coding sequence ATGGATCAAAAAACACACAATCAAAATACGGGTTCGTACACCGCCAACCTCCTTGGCAACATCCGAAGCCACTTGGCCGGGCTGCAGGGCTACGACGTGATGGCGCTGGAGCTCATCCAAAATGCGGATGACGCGAAAGCCGAGGAGGTCGTATTTGACATCACGGACAACGGCTTGCTTGTGCGCAACAGCGGCCAGTTCACCTATTGCGGAGATCTGAACAAGCCGTGCGCTTTTCTCTCCGAGGGCAACTACAAGTGCGACTACCACCGGATCACGGATGTCGGCAGCGGCGGTAAGTTGTCGCGCGGCGAGAATATCGGTCGCTTTGGTATCGGCTTCGTGTCCACCTATCAGGTGACGGACCATCCCGAGATCCGTTCTTCCGGCATCAAGCTGGCGCTTTACCCCGAGCGGGGGCAATGGTTCATCGAGGCATTCGAAGAGCCAGATAGAACGTCTTTCTTTCTGCCCTGGGCGAGCGATCCCAACACTGAGGCACGGCTCGCGCTTGGAATCTCCCACGTCAGCCCCACCCACATCGATCAGCTAGCCGAGGATTTTCAGACCGTTCTTCGTAAGAGCCTGCTGTTTCTTCGCCACGTTCGGAAAGCTGAGATACGCCGAAATGGCCAACTCCTACTGGCCTGCGATCTGGACAGAAGCGAAGGCTCAGATCTCATAGTCAGTTTCAGGCCCAGCGGTGACGTTGAGCAATGGCACATTCTTCGCGCCGACGCAGCGGAGGCGGCCCAGCGCCTCTACGCGACGCACCCTCGGCTGGAGACGCTTCATCGAAGCACCAACATCAGCATTGGACTGCGAATTGATCCGGAACCGCTGACTGAGGGACTGCTCTACGCGTTCTTGCCGACCGAACAGTCCACCGGGCTTCCCCTGCACCTCAACGCGGACTTTTTCCCCGAGTCTGATCGCAAAGCGGTGATCTTCGCCGGACATCAGCATGAGCAGGCGTGGAATGAGATGCTAATCGACGCCGCCGCCACCGAGCTGGCCAGGGACCCCGAAGGCCTGCTGAAAATGCTCGCTCCCGTCCAGTTGTGGCAGATCCTCGGTCGAGCATACGACCTCTCCTCCAAGCCGGCGGGATACCCCGCTTGCTTCAAGCGGTTCTGGGAACGCCTGAAAGTCACCGCAACACAAGCACAGATTGCGGAGGCACAGGACGGCAGCCTTCAGCAACCCGGTGGCGTGTTTATTCCTCGCACTAACCTGAATGAACATCAGGCGAAGGCATTGCTTGACGTGGGCGGCAGACTCGTTGCCGAGGAACTTCGACCATTTCAAACGGCGATGAACCAGTTGGGCGCGCCGATTCTGACGCTTGAACGGCTCGTTGTGCTGATGGAATCAGCAATGGCAAAACAGGTGGCGGGAGCAACGGAAGTCGACCAGGAAAGACTGGAACATTTTCACCGCCCTCTCTGGAGCATCATCAACGACCTTCTTCCAGATGCGGGGACGAGCAACCCCAGCACGAATCCAGCGGTGCAACGACTGTTGGCGTTGCCCTTTGTCGTCACCGAGGATCTTTTCGCGGTAACAATCAATCAGTCCTACACGGCGCCTGCCGGGCTGGACGCAGGCCGTATTGCGGCATTGCTGCCGAGACTCGCGATTGCCTCCAGCCTGCTCGCAGGATTTCCGAAAATCACCCGACTGATAAAGCAGCTCCATCTCGGCGCAGTGGTTTCTCACGTCAGCGAGATATGCAAATCCGAACCGGTCGAGGATGTCATCGCTGTTGCACCGAAGGAGCTGCGCGATCTCTACTCGCTGTTTGCTGATTTGGATCACCAAAGCGCCGTCGAGAAGACGATTTATCAGCAACTGCGCGGCCTTCCCATATGGCAATCAAGCCGCGGCCTCGTCAAAGCCACCCAAGCGCTTCTGCCGGGTAACTTCTCAGATCCCACCGGCCAGGCCGACTTGCTGGACGTCTCTGTCCTCACGGAATCGGCCAGAAATTTCCTGACGAGCAAACTGGGCGTGCAGACGCAAACGATCGAGGCGTTTGTACAGACTGTGTTGCCGACGTTTTTTGATAACGACGGCCCGCTGGATGCAAGCAAGTACACACGACTGATTAGCGAGCTCGCCAATCACCCGACGCTGGTGAACGACGATGACATCCGTCGGTTGCTGGGATCGCTTCCGATCGTGCCTACGCAGGATGGAGGCTGGTCGCGCCCGGTCAACACGTACCGCCGCGCTGAAGACCTTGTGAAGGTTCTCGGAGACGCGCTTCACCTTTGGCTGGATGCCAGCCGCATTCCGAATACGCGATCAGTACATACGTTCATCGACAGCCTGGGCATCCGACGAACACCGATTGCCAGGCACCTTGTCGATCGGATGTTGTTCATCGCCGAGAAATACCTTCCAAGCGAAGATGCGAAGCGCGCAAGTAGCGAGGCCTTTTACGTCCTCTGCGACAACTACGAAGAATGGAAAGAGAAAAAGGCCTTTCAGGATGCCCTGGATGACCTTCAAGAGGCGGCGTGTTTCCCTGCCGATGGGGACACGGAAGAGTGGCACACAGCCGACTCTCTGTACGCACCTTACCGTGCCGACGCATTCCGCTCTCAGGCCAATATTCTGGATTTCAGAAACACGGTACGCCTGAAAACAGAGCTGCTGGAAGAACTGGGTATTTCCATCAACCCGGAAACTCGGCTGGTAATCGACCATTTGCAGCATTGCATCGCATCGGGCGTGCAGCCCCATGTCTCGACGTATCAGGTGTTGAACGAGCGCGCACAACGATCAGATCCACTCATTGCGACTCTCGCTGGCTCGCGATGCATTTATGTCGAAAGCCAGAAGACATTCGTCCGTCCCAACCAGCTGTACTGGGTGCCACAGCAACTTGGACGCTACGCGTACACCATTCCGGGAAACTACGAGTCGTTTAAGCCGCTTTTTGATGCAATTGGAGTGAAGAATGCGCCGGAAGGTCGGGATTTCGTCGACATTCTGCTCGATATCGTTGGCGAATACTTCGAGCAGTCCAAGCCACTGACAGGTCCAGACCGCGCGGTCTATGACGTCTGCCTGACCAGCGTTGCTACCGCCCATGAAAATGAGGAGCTGACACCATCGGACCTGCAGCGTCTGCAGGAGGCTCCAGCCATCTTGAACCTACAGGGCCAGCTCACTCATCCGGACGAAGTCTTGCTCCAGGATAGCGAGTGGCATGCCGGATTCTTTGGCGGGGAACTCGACCAAGCCTTGTGCAAGCCCGTTCCTGAACTTTGGCCATTCGTGGAAGAAGTCGGTGTCAGACGGTTGAGTGAGAGTGCGCAGGTTGCCCTTGAATTCGTCGATGGCCCGCAGGCCGACGAAACCCAGCTCGCCGAAAACTTGATGGGCAGGATGGACATCCTCGCCCGTTTGCTTCATGACAAACCAACAACTGTCAGGAAGAAAATTCGTGGCGCTCTTTCGACGTTGACGGCCGTCAGCCACGACATTGTCCGCATCCAGGCGTCTGTCCATGTTGGAGGGGATCAGGCATTCGCACCTCCAACGCCGGCACAGGCGTTCTACGACATTGAGAACGGGCGCTTGATTCTCGCCCGCCCAGTGGGCGATCGGAGTTGGGCGCACGTCCTCAATGCGTTGTTCCACCAACTGATGCCAGAGGAATCAGGCAGCGAAATTTCAAAGCTGACGTTAAGCGTTCGTCCCCTCATGGGGATGTCGGTAGAAGAAGCACATCGCGAATTGAGTGATGCTGGTATTCCCTACCTAGATGCAGAGCCTGGGAACGGGACCACGGAGGACCTGACGTCGCCGGACCTCGATGAGATGGGCGGCACAGCGGAGCCAGACAACCACGAGGAAACCGGGGCACCATCTACCTCCGTCGACGATTCTGGCGAACAGACCGACGGCGCTCCTGGCACCCCCCATGGAAAGCGGCAACGCGATACGTCAGAGCCCTCAACGGGAGGAGAGGCAACAGAGCAACCTGGGCGTGAGGGGGAATCTGGCGGCCCACGCCGTGGTGTTACTGGACGCGATGGCTCGGAAACTGGCGGCGGCAGCAGCAACAAGGGCTCCGGCGCAGGCGAGCGACGCGCGAAGAAACCCCGCCCTAAGCACAAGGAACAATGGGACCGACGCCTGCTTTCCTATGTTCGGCAAAGGCAAGAGGAGTCTTCGGACGCTGGCGATCAGGACGAGCCCTCCGAGCACAAATTGGCTGTCGAGGTTGTGGCTCGCGAGGCGGTATGCGCCTATGAAAAGGAGCGCGGTCGCGTGCCGGAACAGATGGCGCAAACCCACCCTGGATACGACATCATCAGCCGCAACCCCGTTACTGGCGAAGACCGGTTTATCGAAGTGAAGGGCGTCAATGGAGAGTGGAACCAAACCGGTGTCGGTCTATCACGGCTCCAGTTCAGCAATGCTCAAGACTACGGAGACCGCTACTGGTTGTATGTCGTCGAATTCGTTTCTGACCCCGAGCACATTCGCGTGCATCCCATTCGCAGCCCGGCAAGCCAAGTTACTGCCTTCATGTTCGACAGCAACTGGCGGGACGCGGTAACAGAAGAGCGAGCAGCCCCTTCCGCACTATTCATCCCCGGCGCACGGATAGAGCATCAGGACATGGGGTGTGGAGAAATTCGAGATGTGGTCACTCGTGGCAACACCAAGCTGCTTACGATCCTGTTTGATGGTAAGTCGCAGGCGACCCCCCATGTGACTTTGAACTTGCACCGCATGCGTATTCTGGAAGATCCCGATGACGACAATGATTCCTGA
- the smpB gene encoding SsrA-binding protein SmpB translates to MSTSKQGGRTADIAVNRKARHEYFLEERFEAGLVLEGWEVKSLRGGKCNLSEAYVTLKGGEAWLFGCRIEPLGSASTHVQADPLRLRKLLLNQRELGRIFGSVQKQGMTCVPLSLYWSNGRAKLEIALAKGKQNFDKRATEKDRDWNRQKQRLMRKRS, encoded by the coding sequence ATGAGCACATCCAAGCAAGGCGGTCGTACCGCCGACATCGCAGTCAACCGCAAGGCGCGCCACGAATACTTCCTCGAAGAACGTTTCGAGGCGGGCCTGGTGCTGGAAGGCTGGGAAGTGAAATCGCTGCGCGGCGGCAAGTGCAACCTTTCCGAGGCCTATGTCACGTTGAAGGGGGGAGAGGCGTGGCTGTTCGGCTGCCGCATCGAACCGCTCGGCAGTGCCAGCACTCACGTGCAGGCTGACCCACTGCGGCTGCGCAAGCTGTTGCTCAACCAGCGTGAGTTGGGCCGCATCTTCGGCAGCGTACAGAAACAGGGCATGACTTGCGTGCCGCTGAGCCTCTATTGGAGCAATGGCCGCGCTAAGCTCGAAATCGCGCTTGCCAAGGGCAAGCAGAACTTCGACAAGCGCGCCACCGAGAAGGACCGCGACTGGAACCGCCAGAAGCAGCGGTTGATGCGCAAACGGTCCTGA
- a CDS encoding sodium-dependent transporter, whose product MADSKAPARVAWTTRSAFILAATGSAVGLGNIWKFPYMAGANGGGAFVAVYLLCIIMVGLPIMTAEVMLGRRGGMSPISSMRKLARDSGVSSRWAWVGGLGALSGFLLLTFYTVIGGWVLFYIAKMASGSLQGATTVEAQQALSDLLGNPWMVLAGHTLFMVMTLWVVGRGIHKGIERSARVLMPILFVLLIVLFGYAMTSPGFGEAVRFLFSFDFSKISGSSVIAAVGHSFFTLSIGLGAIMAYGAYMPRETINPRTGKRTPVSIGSTVLLVGVLDTVVALVAGLVIFPVVFAHGLAPGEGPGLLFVTLPVALSDVLGGMWVGTAFFVLVLCAAWTSSISIAEPPVAWLTEKGISRPKASLMVGAAAWVVGLGTVFSFNLGSGYTLFGMNFFELLDFVSVNIMLPLGGFLIAIFAGWVLKETHARKELNMKSFGIYMVWRAMVRIFSPLALVLLVVFSLWKALAGEPVAAPEPELAPAIEQPALEQPEGEELPPPDVPAVDSVGELLPESE is encoded by the coding sequence ATGGCAGACAGCAAGGCGCCGGCCCGCGTAGCCTGGACCACTCGCTCCGCGTTCATTTTGGCCGCGACCGGCTCGGCAGTGGGGCTCGGCAATATCTGGAAATTCCCTTATATGGCCGGGGCCAACGGCGGCGGTGCCTTCGTAGCGGTCTACCTGCTGTGCATCATCATGGTCGGTCTGCCGATCATGACCGCCGAAGTGATGCTTGGCCGACGTGGTGGCATGAGCCCGATCAGCTCGATGCGCAAGCTCGCGCGCGACAGTGGTGTCAGCAGTCGTTGGGCCTGGGTGGGTGGTCTGGGCGCCTTGTCGGGCTTCCTGTTGCTGACGTTTTATACCGTGATTGGCGGCTGGGTGCTGTTCTACATTGCCAAGATGGCGTCCGGCTCCTTGCAGGGCGCCACCACCGTCGAGGCGCAGCAGGCGTTGTCCGATCTGCTTGGCAACCCGTGGATGGTGCTGGCCGGTCATACCTTGTTCATGGTGATGACGCTGTGGGTGGTGGGACGCGGTATCCACAAAGGCATTGAGCGCAGTGCGCGGGTGCTGATGCCGATTCTGTTCGTACTGCTGATTGTTCTGTTCGGTTATGCCATGACCAGCCCGGGCTTCGGTGAAGCAGTGCGGTTCTTGTTCAGCTTCGATTTCAGCAAGATCTCCGGAAGCTCGGTCATTGCCGCGGTGGGGCACTCGTTCTTCACGCTCAGCATCGGGCTCGGCGCCATCATGGCATACGGCGCTTATATGCCGCGCGAAACCATCAACCCGCGCACCGGCAAGCGTACGCCGGTCTCCATCGGCAGCACCGTGCTGTTGGTGGGAGTGCTGGATACGGTGGTGGCACTGGTGGCGGGCTTGGTGATTTTCCCGGTGGTGTTCGCCCATGGGCTGGCGCCGGGAGAGGGGCCAGGGTTGTTGTTCGTCACGCTGCCGGTGGCGTTGTCTGATGTACTCGGTGGTATGTGGGTAGGCACCGCATTTTTTGTGTTGGTGCTGTGCGCCGCGTGGACATCGTCGATTTCCATCGCCGAGCCACCGGTTGCTTGGTTGACTGAAAAAGGCATCAGCCGTCCCAAAGCATCGTTGATGGTGGGAGCGGCGGCCTGGGTAGTGGGGCTGGGAACGGTGTTCTCGTTCAATCTTGGCAGCGGGTACACCCTGTTCGGGATGAACTTCTTCGAGCTGCTCGACTTCGTGTCGGTCAACATCATGCTGCCGCTGGGTGGCTTCTTGATCGCCATCTTTGCCGGTTGGGTGCTGAAAGAAACCCACGCCCGCAAAGAGCTGAACATGAAGAGCTTCGGTATTTACATGGTGTGGCGCGCCATGGTGCGCATCTTCTCGCCGTTGGCGTTGGTGTTGCTGGTGGTGTTTTCACTGTGGAAAGCGCTGGCGGGTGAGCCGGTGGCAGCGCCCGAACCGGAACTGGCGCCGGCCATCGAGCAGCCGGCTCTGGAGCAGCCGGAGGGTGAGGAGCTGCCGCCGCCGGATGTGCCGGCGGTGGACAGTGTCGGCGAGCTGTTGCCCGAGTCCGAGTGA
- a CDS encoding outer membrane protein assembly factor BamE encodes MSAEQVRYVLGQPTLLDPFTPNAWYYPMVYQPGKGKKVSQRIVVHFSNGVYASHEGEVIDDFRSKVRGQQDRELDRRLREQQRNTTQADDEPDQRKPIVPPAQSPDGPGQQPGVQTR; translated from the coding sequence ATGAGCGCCGAACAAGTGCGTTATGTACTCGGCCAACCGACCCTGTTGGACCCGTTCACGCCTAACGCCTGGTACTACCCGATGGTGTATCAACCCGGCAAAGGCAAGAAAGTGTCGCAACGCATCGTGGTCCATTTCAGCAACGGCGTGTACGCCTCCCACGAAGGCGAAGTCATCGACGACTTCCGCAGCAAGGTGCGCGGTCAGCAGGACCGAGAGCTTGACCGGCGCTTGCGCGAACAGCAGCGCAACACCACCCAGGCCGATGACGAGCCGGATCAACGCAAGCCTATCGTACCGCCGGCCCAGTCCCCGGACGGGCCTGGCCAGCAGCCCGGCGTGCAGACACGCTGA
- the fur gene encoding ferric iron uptake transcriptional regulator: MDSHQDLRRAGLKVTLPRVKILQQLENAAERHMSAEDIYKALMDAGEDVGLATVYRVLTQFEQAGIVLRHNFEGGSAVFELADEGHHDHMVCLDTGRVIEFLDPVIESRQHIIAEEHGYEIVEHSLVLYVRPKRKPK, from the coding sequence TTGGACAGTCATCAGGACTTGCGCCGAGCCGGCCTCAAAGTGACCCTGCCAAGGGTAAAGATTCTGCAGCAGCTGGAGAACGCCGCCGAACGGCACATGAGTGCCGAAGACATTTATAAGGCGTTGATGGATGCCGGCGAAGACGTGGGCTTGGCCACTGTCTACCGGGTTCTGACCCAGTTTGAGCAAGCAGGTATTGTGCTACGGCACAACTTTGAAGGCGGCTCGGCAGTGTTCGAACTGGCCGATGAAGGCCACCACGACCACATGGTATGTCTGGATACCGGGCGCGTGATCGAGTTCCTCGATCCGGTGATCGAGTCCCGCCAGCACATCATTGCCGAAGAGCACGGTTACGAGATCGTTGAGCACTCGCTGGTGTTGTACGTACGCCCCAAGCGCAAGCCCAAGTAA
- the recN gene encoding DNA repair protein RecN, producing the protein MLTHLSVHNIATVEQLELEPAAGLTVITGETGAGKSVLMDALSLALGERADSTVIRAGAERAQVQATFDVRQLPAVRAWLEERELDQGDEVQLRRTLRPDGRSRAWINGSTMPLNDIRELGDLLINIHSQHEHQALLRRDAQRALLDSFAGADNAADRTRSQWQQWQQARQALTSARDQSREQHDRIELVRFQLEELDALALAEGELAELEAEHKRLGHAESLIRLCQQSLALLYEQDEHTINDHLSQALGWLGDAAEDDPSLNDVVASVESARLQVEAAADDLRHYLDRLDVDPERLAATEERLSNVYALARKHRVRPEELPERHRSLQDEAHTLTHFDDHLAQLEASEAAAEKRYQDSARKLSTQRRKQAPAMGRGIERYLHDLGIKGARFEVSLTATEPQADGLEQVEFQFSANPGQPLRPLAKVASGGELSRVSLAIQVMCAKVLTVPSLVFDEVDVGVGGGVAEIVGRLLRELGQHAQVLCITHQPQVAALGHRHWHVIKQQSRTSTQTQIQSLDTEQRVQELARMVGGLELTPSTLAHAEEMLAKSQAQP; encoded by the coding sequence ATGCTCACTCACCTCAGCGTGCACAACATTGCCACCGTGGAGCAGCTGGAGCTGGAACCAGCCGCAGGACTGACCGTGATCACCGGCGAAACTGGCGCCGGCAAATCAGTGTTGATGGACGCGCTGAGCCTCGCGCTGGGAGAGCGGGCCGACAGCACCGTGATCCGCGCCGGGGCCGAACGGGCACAGGTGCAGGCGACATTCGATGTGCGCCAGTTGCCGGCGGTGCGCGCGTGGCTGGAAGAACGCGAACTGGACCAGGGCGACGAGGTGCAACTGCGGCGCACCCTGCGCCCGGACGGGCGCTCACGGGCCTGGATCAATGGCAGCACCATGCCGCTCAACGACATCCGCGAGCTGGGCGATCTGCTAATCAACATCCACAGTCAGCACGAGCACCAGGCGTTGCTGCGCCGCGATGCGCAGCGGGCGTTGCTGGACAGTTTCGCCGGCGCCGACAACGCGGCCGACCGGACCCGCAGCCAGTGGCAGCAATGGCAACAAGCCCGCCAAGCACTGACCAGTGCCCGCGACCAGTCCCGCGAGCAGCACGACCGCATCGAGCTAGTGCGCTTTCAACTGGAAGAATTGGACGCGCTGGCACTGGCGGAAGGCGAATTGGCCGAGCTGGAAGCCGAACACAAACGATTGGGCCACGCCGAATCTCTGATCCGGCTTTGTCAGCAATCACTGGCGTTGCTGTACGAGCAGGATGAACACACCATCAACGATCACCTCAGCCAGGCCTTAGGCTGGCTTGGCGATGCCGCCGAGGACGATCCATCGTTGAATGACGTCGTCGCCAGCGTCGAGTCCGCACGGCTGCAGGTGGAGGCCGCCGCAGACGACCTGCGCCATTATTTGGATCGCCTTGACGTGGACCCCGAGCGATTGGCTGCCACTGAAGAGCGGCTGTCCAACGTTTACGCCCTGGCCCGCAAGCACCGCGTGCGCCCGGAGGAGTTGCCGGAGCGGCACCGCTCGCTGCAGGACGAAGCCCACACGCTGACCCACTTCGACGATCATCTGGCACAACTGGAAGCCAGCGAGGCGGCGGCGGAAAAGCGCTATCAAGACAGCGCCCGCAAACTCAGCACCCAGCGCCGCAAGCAAGCACCGGCCATGGGCCGAGGCATCGAGCGCTACCTGCACGACCTCGGCATCAAGGGCGCACGCTTTGAAGTGAGCCTGACTGCCACCGAACCGCAAGCGGACGGGCTGGAGCAAGTGGAATTCCAGTTCAGTGCCAACCCTGGCCAGCCACTGCGCCCACTGGCGAAAGTCGCCTCCGGTGGCGAGCTGTCGCGGGTCAGCTTGGCAATCCAAGTAATGTGCGCCAAGGTGCTCACGGTACCGAGCTTAGTGTTCGACGAAGTGGATGTGGGCGTGGGAGGCGGTGTGGCGGAGATTGTCGGTCGACTGCTACGCGAGCTCGGACAGCACGCCCAAGTGCTGTGCATCACCCACCAGCCGCAGGTGGCCGCGCTCGGCCATCGCCATTGGCACGTGATCAAACAGCAGAGCCGCACCAGCACTCAAACCCAGATCCAATCTCTCGATACTGAGCAGCGGGTACAGGAGCTGGCGCGTATGGTGGGCGGGCTGGAACTCACCCCCTCCACCCTCGCCCATGCAGAAGAGATGCTAGCCAAGTCCCAAGCTCAGCCCTGA